One genomic segment of Nocardioides cavernaquae includes these proteins:
- the trmD gene encoding tRNA (guanosine(37)-N1)-methyltransferase TrmD produces the protein MRIDILSIFPDYLAPLELSLPGKARAKGLLEIHVHDLRQWTHDRHNTADDTPYGGGAGMVMKPEPFGEAFDELEIDGATVIFTTPSGEVFNQELARELSTRERIVFACGRYEGIDQRVIDHARTRAEVREISLGDYVLNGGEVAALAITEAVVRLIPGFMGNPDSLVEESHEDGLLEYPSYTKPASWRGLDVPDVLLSGHHGEIARWRLAQSEERTRERRPDLLGE, from the coding sequence ATGAGGATCGACATCCTCTCGATCTTCCCGGACTACCTGGCGCCCCTCGAGCTGAGCCTGCCGGGCAAGGCGCGCGCCAAGGGCCTGCTCGAGATCCACGTGCACGACTTGCGCCAGTGGACGCACGACCGGCACAACACCGCCGACGACACCCCGTACGGCGGCGGCGCGGGCATGGTGATGAAGCCCGAGCCGTTCGGTGAGGCGTTCGACGAGCTGGAGATCGACGGCGCGACCGTCATCTTCACGACGCCCAGCGGCGAGGTCTTCAACCAGGAGCTGGCCCGTGAGCTGAGCACCCGCGAGCGGATCGTCTTCGCCTGCGGGCGCTACGAGGGCATTGACCAGCGCGTCATCGACCACGCCCGCACCCGTGCCGAGGTCCGCGAGATCTCGCTCGGTGACTACGTGCTCAACGGGGGAGAGGTCGCTGCGCTCGCGATCACCGAGGCAGTCGTCCGCCTGATCCCCGGTTTCATGGGCAATCCTGACTCGCTGGTCGAGGAGTCGCACGAGGACGGGCTGCTCGAGTACCCGTCGTACACGAAGCCGGCGAGCTGGCGCGGCCTCGACGTCCCCGACGTACTCCTGAGCGGTCACCACGGCGAGATCGCCAGGTGGCGGCTCGCGCAGTCCGAGGAGCGCACCCGCGAGCGGCGCCCGGATCTGCTCGGCGAGTAG
- the ffh gene encoding signal recognition particle protein, with product MFATLSDRLADTFKNLRGKGRLSEADIDATAREIRIALLEADVALPVVKEFTAAIKERARGEEVSGALNPAQQIVKIVNEELVEILGGETRRLRYAKTGPTVIMLAGLQGAGKTTLAAKLALWLKEQGKSPLLVACDLQRPNAVNQLQVNGERVGVPVFAPEAGNGSGDPVAVAKASIEEATRKLYDVVIVDTAGRLGIDAEMMQQAADIRAAVNPDEVLFVVDAMIGQDAVTTALAFQEGVGFDGVVLTKLDGDARGGAALSVRSVTGKPVMFASAGEKMTDFDVFHPDRMAGRILDMGDMLTLIEQAEKVFDQEQALKAAEKLSGQGGDFTLEDFLVQMQQIRKLGSMSKIMGMLPGMGQFKDALANFDEREIDRIQAIIQSMTPAERDNPKMIDGSRRLRISKGSGTQVSDVNTLVDRFHEAKKMMLQMARGGGMPGMPGVPGMGGPGPGKRGNARQAPQKGKSKRVSGNPAKAAQQKAELAAKAPAAPVIDYETAAANLDLPKDFSKFLK from the coding sequence TTGTTCGCCACGCTCTCCGACCGGCTCGCCGATACGTTCAAGAACCTTCGCGGCAAGGGACGGCTCTCCGAGGCCGACATCGACGCCACCGCGCGCGAGATCCGCATCGCGCTGCTTGAGGCCGATGTCGCCCTGCCCGTGGTCAAGGAGTTCACGGCCGCGATCAAGGAACGTGCGCGCGGCGAAGAGGTCAGCGGAGCGCTGAACCCTGCGCAGCAGATCGTCAAGATCGTCAACGAGGAGCTCGTCGAGATCCTCGGTGGCGAGACCCGCCGCCTGCGCTACGCCAAGACCGGCCCGACGGTCATCATGCTCGCGGGCCTCCAGGGTGCCGGCAAGACGACGCTCGCAGCGAAGCTCGCGCTCTGGCTCAAGGAGCAGGGCAAGTCCCCGCTCCTCGTGGCCTGCGACCTCCAGCGCCCCAACGCGGTCAACCAGCTCCAGGTCAACGGTGAGCGCGTCGGCGTACCCGTCTTCGCTCCGGAAGCCGGCAACGGCAGCGGCGACCCGGTCGCCGTCGCCAAGGCCTCCATCGAGGAAGCCACTCGCAAGCTCTACGACGTCGTGATCGTCGACACCGCCGGCCGCCTCGGCATCGACGCGGAGATGATGCAGCAGGCGGCGGACATCCGCGCTGCGGTCAACCCCGACGAGGTGCTCTTCGTCGTCGACGCCATGATCGGCCAGGACGCGGTCACCACCGCGCTCGCCTTCCAGGAAGGCGTCGGCTTCGACGGCGTCGTCCTCACCAAGCTCGACGGCGACGCCCGCGGTGGCGCGGCGCTCTCCGTCCGCTCGGTCACCGGCAAGCCGGTCATGTTCGCCTCGGCGGGCGAGAAGATGACCGACTTCGACGTCTTCCACCCCGACCGCATGGCGGGCCGGATCCTCGACATGGGCGACATGCTCACCCTGATCGAGCAGGCCGAGAAGGTCTTCGACCAGGAGCAGGCGCTCAAGGCCGCCGAGAAGCTGTCGGGCCAGGGCGGCGACTTCACCCTCGAGGACTTCCTCGTCCAGATGCAGCAGATCCGCAAGCTGGGCTCGATGTCGAAGATCATGGGCATGCTCCCGGGCATGGGTCAGTTCAAGGACGCCCTGGCCAACTTCGACGAGCGCGAGATCGACCGGATCCAGGCGATCATCCAGTCGATGACGCCGGCCGAGCGCGACAACCCGAAGATGATCGACGGCTCGCGCCGCCTGCGCATCTCGAAGGGTTCCGGCACCCAGGTCTCCGACGTCAACACCCTCGTCGACCGCTTCCACGAAGCGAAGAAGATGATGCTGCAGATGGCCCGGGGCGGTGGCATGCCGGGCATGCCCGGAGTCCCCGGCATGGGCGGTCCCGGGCCCGGCAAGCGCGGCAATGCGCGCCAGGCTCCGCAGAAGGGCAAGTCGAAGCGCGTCTCCGGCAACCCGGCCAAGGCTGCGCAGCAGAAGGCCGAGCTGGCTGCCAAGGCTCCCGCAGCTCCGGTCATCGACTACGAGACGGCTGCCGCCAACCTTGACCTGCCGAAGGACTTCTCGAAGTTCCTGAAGTGA
- the rpsP gene encoding 30S ribosomal protein S16: protein MAVKIRLKRLGKIRVPQYRIVVVDAKKKRDGRVIEEIGKYHPKEEPSFIEVTSDRAQYWLGVGAQPTEAVAAILKITGDWQTFKGLPGTEGTLKVAAPKADKLEIFNAALKEANDEPKGAAVTSKKKAAKAEEPAVEAEAPAAEAPAAEAPAEVVEAPAAEVTEA, encoded by the coding sequence GTGGCCGTCAAGATTCGCCTGAAGCGCCTGGGCAAGATCCGGGTCCCGCAGTACCGCATCGTCGTTGTCGACGCCAAGAAGAAGCGCGATGGGCGCGTCATCGAGGAGATCGGCAAGTACCACCCCAAGGAGGAGCCCTCGTTCATCGAGGTGACCTCCGACCGGGCTCAGTACTGGCTCGGTGTCGGCGCGCAGCCGACCGAGGCCGTCGCTGCCATCCTCAAGATCACCGGTGACTGGCAGACGTTCAAGGGCCTGCCGGGCACGGAGGGCACCCTCAAGGTCGCCGCTCCGAAGGCCGACAAGCTGGAGATCTTCAACGCTGCCCTCAAGGAGGCGAACGACGAGCCCAAGGGCGCGGCCGTGACCTCCAAGAAGAAGGCCGCCAAGGCTGAGGAGCCGGCCGTCGAGGCTGAGGCTCCCGCTGCTGAGGCTCCGGCCGCTGAGGCTCCGGCCGAGGTCGTCGAGGCGCCCGCCGCCGAGGTCACCGAGGCGTGA
- the rimM gene encoding ribosome maturation factor RimM (Essential for efficient processing of 16S rRNA), which yields MNQIEVLIGRIGKPHGVRGEVTIDVKTDEPERRFAVGNKLAATPPKDSASRLRALTVNRIRWHQGVLLATFDEMTDRDQAEAVRGTLLHATVDADETPDDPDEFYDHQLIGLAAYDLEGKLLGTVTKLVHGAQDLLTIRTEDRRDALVPFVSALVPEVDVAGGRVVIADRPGLVTPFEDDDDEDAGQDSRRP from the coding sequence GTGAACCAGATCGAGGTCCTCATCGGCCGTATCGGCAAGCCCCACGGCGTTCGCGGCGAGGTGACCATCGACGTCAAGACCGACGAGCCGGAGCGCCGGTTCGCGGTCGGCAACAAGCTGGCCGCGACGCCGCCGAAGGACAGCGCGAGCAGGCTGCGGGCGCTGACCGTCAACCGGATCCGGTGGCACCAGGGCGTCCTGCTGGCGACCTTCGACGAGATGACCGACCGGGACCAGGCCGAGGCCGTTCGGGGCACGCTGCTGCACGCGACCGTCGACGCCGACGAGACGCCGGACGACCCGGACGAGTTCTACGACCACCAGCTGATCGGCCTCGCGGCGTACGACCTGGAGGGCAAGCTCCTCGGCACCGTGACGAAGCTGGTCCACGGCGCACAGGACCTGCTGACCATCCGCACGGAGGACCGGCGTGATGCGCTGGTCCCGTTCGTGAGCGCGCTCGTGCCTGAGGTCGACGTGGCCGGTGGGCGGGTCGTCATCGCCGACCGCCCTGGCCTCGTGACGCCGTTCGAGGACGACGACGACGAGGACGCCGGACAGGACAGTCGGCGGCCATGA
- a CDS encoding amidohydrolase family protein, giving the protein MSALRFHGPILPSGEPQDLYVVDGHVTFHAQPGAETAARGWIVPGLVDAHCHLGLGEEGAISESETVATAIEDRDAGALLIRDCGSPIDTRFVQERDDLPRLVRAGRHVARTRRYIRNYGVEVEPADLVAEVVNQAGRGDGWVKLVGDWISREEGDLLPTFPDEVLAAAVAAAHAHGAKVTAHCFGAEVLPALIGAGIDCIEHGTGLTTDLIEAMVAQGTALVPTVMQTEKFTDHAAGGAARFPVYAAHMTDLYAHRRDVLMNAFDAGVALYAGTDGGGDKRHGNLANEVLAMHAMGIPAVDALAAASWKGRHWLGYGALEEGAEADFVVYDRDPREDLTVLHSPAVVVLRGVVVA; this is encoded by the coding sequence ATGAGCGCGCTCCGGTTCCACGGCCCGATTCTTCCGTCGGGCGAGCCCCAGGACCTGTACGTCGTCGATGGTCACGTGACCTTCCACGCGCAACCGGGAGCGGAGACGGCTGCGCGCGGCTGGATCGTGCCCGGCCTGGTCGACGCCCACTGCCACCTCGGCCTGGGGGAGGAGGGCGCGATCTCCGAGTCCGAGACCGTGGCGACCGCGATCGAGGACCGTGACGCGGGCGCGCTGCTGATCCGGGACTGCGGTTCGCCGATCGACACGCGCTTCGTGCAGGAGCGCGACGACCTGCCCCGGCTGGTGCGGGCGGGCCGACACGTCGCGCGCACGCGTCGTTACATCAGGAACTACGGCGTCGAGGTCGAGCCTGCGGACCTGGTCGCCGAGGTGGTCAACCAGGCCGGCCGCGGTGACGGCTGGGTGAAGCTCGTGGGTGACTGGATCTCCCGTGAGGAGGGCGACCTGCTTCCGACCTTTCCCGACGAGGTGCTCGCGGCGGCAGTCGCGGCGGCACATGCCCACGGGGCCAAGGTGACCGCCCACTGCTTCGGCGCCGAGGTGCTGCCTGCGCTGATCGGCGCAGGCATCGACTGCATCGAGCACGGCACCGGGCTGACCACCGACCTGATCGAGGCGATGGTCGCGCAGGGCACCGCGCTGGTGCCCACGGTCATGCAGACGGAGAAGTTCACCGACCATGCAGCGGGCGGCGCGGCCCGCTTCCCGGTCTACGCGGCGCACATGACCGACCTCTACGCGCACCGCCGCGACGTACTGATGAACGCGTTCGACGCCGGCGTTGCCCTGTACGCCGGCACCGACGGCGGCGGCGACAAGCGCCACGGCAACCTGGCAAACGAGGTCCTGGCGATGCACGCGATGGGCATCCCGGCCGTTGACGCGCTCGCGGCGGCATCCTGGAAGGGCCGCCACTGGCTCGGCTACGGGGCCCTCGAGGAGGGCGCGGAGGCAGACTTCGTCGTCTATGACCGCGATCCGCGGGAGGACCTGACGGTGCTCCACAGCCCCGCGGTCGTCGTACTCCGCGGCGTCGTCGTGGCCTGA
- a CDS encoding ammonium transporter, which translates to MDLGVIWLLITAALVLFMTPGLAFFYGGLVKSKSVISMMMLSFGSIGVVAVLWILYGFNQAYVDGSDADWIPRVLGNPFSDFGLQDAAKAAFAGEDGSGVVMASAIFGATFAIITVALISGAIADRARFWPWMLFTALFSTLVYFPVASWVFAFDASGDFTGWVNKLDEKFGYAAGTIDFAGGTAVHINAGAAALALAIVLGKRKVGFSKEEAQPHNVPLVLIGAAILWFGWFGFNGGAAIADGQVGLIFVNTLVAPAAALIGWIVVEHFKEGKATAVGAASGIVAGLVAITPACANLTPIWAIVLGLVAGAVCAVAIELKYKIGVDDTLDVVGIHLVAGLIGTLYLGFFAIDTGLFVGGNYEQLVVQAIPAFTILAYSFVVAFVLGKVIDLTVGFRAKEEDEIAGIDLALHGGGYAMD; encoded by the coding sequence ATGGATCTTGGTGTTATCTGGCTGCTGATCACAGCGGCCCTCGTCCTCTTCATGACGCCCGGCCTGGCGTTCTTCTACGGAGGCCTGGTCAAGTCGAAGAGCGTCATCTCGATGATGATGCTCAGCTTCGGCAGCATCGGTGTCGTTGCGGTCCTGTGGATCCTGTACGGCTTCAACCAGGCCTACGTCGACGGTTCCGACGCTGACTGGATCCCGCGCGTCCTGGGCAACCCGTTCTCCGACTTCGGTCTGCAGGACGCTGCCAAGGCCGCATTCGCTGGTGAGGACGGCTCGGGCGTCGTCATGGCGAGCGCCATCTTCGGTGCGACCTTCGCGATCATCACGGTCGCGCTGATCTCGGGTGCGATCGCCGACCGTGCGCGCTTCTGGCCCTGGATGCTGTTCACGGCACTCTTCTCGACGCTCGTGTACTTCCCGGTTGCTTCCTGGGTCTTCGCGTTCGACGCTTCCGGCGACTTCACCGGCTGGGTCAACAAGCTCGACGAGAAGTTCGGCTACGCGGCCGGCACGATCGACTTCGCCGGTGGTACGGCTGTTCACATCAACGCGGGTGCTGCTGCCCTCGCTCTTGCCATCGTCCTGGGCAAGCGCAAGGTCGGCTTCTCCAAGGAAGAGGCTCAGCCGCACAACGTGCCGCTCGTCCTCATCGGCGCCGCGATCCTGTGGTTCGGCTGGTTCGGCTTCAACGGTGGCGCGGCCATCGCTGACGGCCAGGTCGGTCTGATCTTCGTCAACACGCTCGTGGCTCCGGCCGCTGCGCTCATCGGCTGGATCGTCGTCGAGCACTTCAAGGAGGGCAAGGCCACTGCGGTGGGCGCCGCCTCCGGCATCGTTGCCGGTCTGGTCGCGATCACCCCGGCTTGCGCCAACCTGACGCCGATCTGGGCGATCGTCCTTGGCCTGGTGGCCGGTGCTGTCTGCGCCGTCGCCATCGAGCTCAAGTACAAGATCGGCGTCGACGACACCCTCGACGTGGTGGGCATCCACCTCGTCGCTGGTCTCATCGGCACGCTGTACCTCGGCTTCTTCGCCATCGACACCGGCCTCTTCGTCGGCGGCAACTACGAGCAGCTGGTCGTCCAGGCCATCCCGGCCTTCACGATCCTGGCCTACTCGTTCGTCGTCGCGTTCGTCCTGGGCAAGGTCATCGACCTCACGGTCGGCTTCCGCGCCAAGGAAGAGGACGAGATCGCCGGCATCGACCTCGCGCTGCACGGCGGGGGCTACGCAATGGACTGA
- a CDS encoding Fic family protein: protein MTTSAADWPPHGAVTRPWRQTVRRGPRADRQLGEVIVSLPPLIAGLTYSPEPALLRMLEAVAGGLTHLDMVHGRTLAALNGLLLRTESVDSSKIENVDASLSDYGRALLGEGANASAVSMASATSALDRMIRDAGMLPRTLRKEAMLRAHHDLFSRVPSESVRAGHVRHRQNWVGGSDWSPRGALHVPPPPETVDAYLDDLFAFANRDDMPALAQAAIVHAQFESIHPFTDGNGRIGRALIHAVLRKRRVTRHLTVPIASGLVSHRDQYFGALNDYRAGNASTIVTMLASAASIATRESRRTAAEVTETRERWSSAAGHPAPGTPAYRLLDLLVEEPIINIPLVMERGDVKDSTALDAIGELQKAGVLQRAPRSRRTPVWLAPDVLREVHDLSIRISSASLNLHATDR from the coding sequence GTGACGACTTCCGCCGCCGACTGGCCACCGCACGGCGCCGTGACCAGGCCCTGGCGGCAGACAGTACGCCGCGGCCCCCGCGCCGATCGTCAGCTCGGCGAGGTCATCGTCTCGCTTCCTCCCCTGATCGCCGGGCTGACCTACTCGCCCGAGCCCGCACTGCTGCGCATGCTCGAGGCGGTTGCCGGCGGGCTGACCCACCTCGACATGGTGCATGGACGCACGCTGGCGGCGCTCAACGGACTGCTGCTGCGCACCGAGTCGGTCGACTCCTCCAAGATCGAGAACGTCGACGCCTCGCTCTCCGACTACGGTCGGGCGCTGCTGGGCGAGGGCGCCAATGCCTCCGCCGTCTCGATGGCATCTGCCACCTCCGCTCTCGACCGGATGATCCGCGACGCCGGCATGCTCCCCCGCACGCTGCGCAAGGAGGCGATGCTGCGCGCCCACCACGACCTGTTCTCCCGTGTGCCCTCGGAGAGCGTGCGCGCTGGCCACGTCCGACACCGCCAGAACTGGGTCGGCGGCAGCGACTGGTCACCCCGTGGAGCGCTGCACGTCCCTCCCCCGCCGGAGACCGTCGACGCCTACCTCGACGACCTGTTCGCGTTCGCCAACCGCGACGACATGCCGGCACTCGCCCAGGCCGCGATCGTGCACGCGCAGTTCGAGTCGATCCACCCGTTCACCGACGGCAACGGCCGGATCGGGCGGGCTCTCATCCACGCCGTGCTGCGCAAGCGGCGGGTGACGCGTCACCTCACCGTGCCGATCGCCTCCGGCCTCGTGTCCCACCGGGATCAGTACTTCGGAGCACTCAACGACTACCGGGCCGGCAACGCGTCGACCATCGTCACGATGCTGGCGAGTGCGGCGAGCATCGCGACGCGTGAATCGCGCCGCACCGCCGCGGAGGTGACCGAGACCCGCGAGCGCTGGAGCTCGGCTGCGGGACATCCTGCGCCGGGGACCCCGGCGTACCGGTTGCTGGACCTGCTCGTCGAGGAGCCGATCATCAACATCCCGCTCGTCATGGAACGGGGCGACGTGAAGGATTCCACCGCCCTCGATGCGATCGGCGAGCTCCAGAAGGCGGGAGTGCTCCAGCGGGCGCCGCGCTCGCGGCGTACTCCGGTCTGGTTGGCACCCGACGTGCTGCGCGAGGTCCACGACCTCAGCATCCGGATCAGCTCCGCCTCCCTGAACCTCCACGCGACCGACCGCTGA
- a CDS encoding RNA-binding protein → MLADALEHLVRGIVDHPDDVVVRDKQLRRGSVLEVRVNPEDLGKVIGRSGRTASAFRTVVSALAGKGGARVDFVDVDRRS, encoded by the coding sequence ATGCTGGCCGACGCGCTCGAGCACCTGGTCCGCGGCATCGTGGATCACCCTGACGACGTTGTCGTCCGGGACAAGCAGCTCCGGCGCGGCTCCGTGCTCGAGGTCCGGGTCAATCCCGAGGACCTCGGCAAGGTGATCGGTCGCAGCGGTCGCACCGCGTCCGCGTTCCGCACGGTCGTCTCTGCCCTCGCGGGCAAGGGTGGCGCGCGGGTCGACTTCGTGGACGTCGACCGCCGCAGCTGA